In one window of Calypte anna isolate BGI_N300 chromosome 1, bCalAnn1_v1.p, whole genome shotgun sequence DNA:
- the CHADL gene encoding chondroadherin-like protein: MRLSWGLLLLAVALVLWGKAAAPCPAPCVCDNLHAHVLCLNGNLTAVPGAVPQLTKKLDLRGNSFTVIPVGAFLATPYLTHLDLQHCKVERLEEGAFRGLGRLLYLSLASNGIALLYQESLDGLSSLQQLSLEGNRIEEIQPGAFGHLGSLTVLDLRANALVYLPDMVFQGLQALRWLRLSHNALHVLGSEAFAALPALRRLSLDHNELQALPGEALARLDGATRLDLGHNPITYVAEEALAMASLKHLFLDHAALQDVAPDAFTHSPQLRTLDLRKNHLRGMLPLAGAGGLAKVSLAGNPLLCSCLLRPFHVWLARARVQAEGSCAAPPALRGRPLDSLRPLEMRCSRPRLPPRPSEQPRVPSSSRQCPQGCTCSTDFRHGSCENRNLQEIPEGFPRDTRLLDLRRNTFRTVPPGAFLGLKELVSLHLQSCSIRVLRPGALRGLESLIYLYLSDNHLSALAGTAFEGAPRLAYLDLDHNSFTHLPAVAFQLLPNLISLHLQHNAIGEMMEGDLAGAQGLRWLYLAGNAIGRIAPAALAPAKMLEKLHLEGNHLTEVPTAALRGLLSLSELKLSRNPIKHLQDGAFLPLASSLQHLYLDNIGLEWISPSAFAGLGPKIRSLYLESNKMSNIPDMSIFTGLEILNLRDVPFHCDCQLLPLHRWIDKLNLHTGATCGSPQEAQGLKVKLSTTFQTCPGWGQVKASGASPDKAKAASKKKRSRKSPSRGFKKSRA; this comes from the exons ATGAGGTTGTCCTGGGGGCTCCTCCTGCTCGCTGTGGCTCTGGTCCTGTGGGGGAAAgctgcagccccctgccccgCACCTTGCGTCTGCGACAACCTCCATGCCCACGTCCTCTGCCTCAATGGGAACCTTACGGCCGTCCCTGGGGCTGTCCCACAG CTCACAAAAAAACTGGACCTTCGGGGCAACAGTTTCACGGTCATTCCGGTGGGAGCCTTCCTCGCCACCCCGTACCTCACACACTTGGACCTGCAGCACTGCAAGgtggagaggctggaggagggagctTTCCgggggctggggaggctgcTCTATCTCAGTCTGGCCTCCAATGGCATAGCCCTCCTCTACCAGGAGTCCCTGGATGGGCtctcctccctccagcagctcagcctggaggGGAACCGCATTGAGGAGATCCAGCCAGGTGCTTTTGGCCATCTGGGGTCCCTCACAGTCCTTGATCTGAGAGCAAACGCTTTGGTCTACCTCCCAGACATGGTCTTCCAGGGTCTGCAGGCCCTCCGGTGGCTCCGGCTGTCCCACAATGCCCTCCACGTTCTGGGCAGCGAGGCCTTTGCTGCCCTTCCCGCCCTGCGCAGGCTGAGTCTGGACCACAACGAGCTTCAGGCACTGCCTGGTGAGGCCCTGGCCAGGCTGGACGGTGCCACCCGGCTGGACCTGGGGCACAACCCCATCACCTACGTGGCTGAGGAAGCCTTGGCAATGGCCTCCCTGAAGCATCTCTTCCTCGATCACGCTGCTCTTCAGGACGTGGCACCTGATGCCTTCACCCACAGCCCTCAGCTGCGCACACTGGACCTCCGCAAGAACCATCTGCGGGGGAtgctgcccctggcaggggctggagggctGGCGAAGGTCAGCCTGGCGGGGaaccccctgctctgctcctgccttctgAGACCCTTCCATGTCTGGCTGGCGAGGGCACGGGTGCAAGCAGAGGGGTCCTGTGCCGCACCCCCTGCCCTCCGCGGCCGGCCCCTCGACTCCCTGAGGCCCCTTGAGATGAGGTGCAGCCGCCCCCGGCTGCCCCCCAGACCATCAGAGCAGCCAAgggtgcccagcagcagcaggcagtgccCACAGGGGTGCACCTGCTCCACAGATTTCCGTCACGGGTCCTGTGAGAACAGGAACCTGCAGGAGATCCCCGAGGGCTTCCCCAGAGACACCCGACTCCTTGACCTGCGCCGGAACACCTTTAGGACGGTCCCACCCGGTGCCTTCCTTGGCTTGAAGGAGCTGGTGTCCCTccacctgcagagctgcagcatcagGGTGCTGCGCCCCGGGGCGCTGCGAGGGCTGGAGAGCCTGATCTACCTCTACCTCAGTGACAACCACCTCTCCGCCTTGGCGGGCACCGCCTTTGAGGGGGCCCCACGACTGGCATACCTTGACCTGGACCACAATTCCTTCACCCACCTGCCTGCTGTTGCCTTCCAGCTTCTTCCCAACCTCATCTCCCTCCACCTGCAGCACAATGCCATTGGGGAGATGATGGAAGGTGACTTAGCCGGGGCTCAGGGGCTGCGCTGGCTCTACCTTGCTGGGAATGCCATCGGGCGCATTGCCCCCGCTGCCCTGGCTCCTGCCAAGATGCTGGAGAAGTTGCACTTGGAGGGAAACCACCTGACCGAGGTGCCCACGGCTGCCCTGCGGGGTCTGCTGTCCCTGAGCGAGCTGAAGCTGTCCCGAAACCCCATCAAGCACCTGCAAGATGGCGCCTTCCTGCCGCTGGCCTCCAGCCTGCAGCACCTCTACCTGGACAACATAGGCCTGGAGTGG ATTTCCCCCAGTGCCTTTGCTGGTCTTGGTCCCAAGATTAGAAGCCTCTACCTGGAGAGCAACAAAATGAGCAACATCCCTGACATGAGCATCTTCACAGGGCTGGAGATCCTCAACCTGAGGGATGTGCCTTTCCACTGTGActgccagctccttcccctgcaCAG GTGGATCGACAAACTCAACCTCCACACAGGGGCCACCTGTGGGTCCCCTCAAGAAGCTCAGGGGCTGAAGGTGAAGCTTTCCACTACTTTCCAAacctgccctggctggggacAAGTCAAGGCTAGTGGAGCCAGTCCTGACAAGGCCAAGGCtgcaagcaagaaaaagaggTCACGAAAATCACCATCCAGAGGCTTCAAGAAGAGCAGAGCTTAG